In the genome of Dermatophagoides farinae isolate YC_2012a chromosome 4, ASM2471394v1, whole genome shotgun sequence, the window tacatttgggatttttaaattttacatttttttcacttaaGGAAACACAACGGCTTATGGCTGAACCAGTGCCCGGTATATCGGCCGTACcggatgataataatgctCGATattttcatgttgttgttgccggtCCTGAAGGTgtaagttgttgttgttttgaaattgaatttttttttgatgatttttatagTCACCATTTGAAGGTGGTGTATTCAAATTGGAGCTATTTTTACCGGAAGAATATCCAATGTCAGCACCAAAAGTTCGTTTTATGACCAAGATATATCATCCAAATATTGATAAACTTGGCCGTATTTGTCTAGATATTCTTAAAGGTTTGATTTGATGTCATAATtaacaatgttttttgaagattgattgattgattcattgatatttGATTAGATAAATGGAGTCCAGCCTTACAGATTCGTActgtattattatcaatacaGGCATTACTTTCGGCACCAAATCCCGATGATCCATTAGCAAATGATGTTGCTGAACAATGGAAAGTAAATGAAGCTGATGCTATAAAAACTGCACGTGAATGGACACAATTGTATGCAACGAATAATTCATGATTAATAGCAgtgaatgatttgatgatttaagaATTCGAGATTCATCGTTccaaacaaccaaccaaccaacagcaacaacaacaactactacACACTAAACAttaaacattcgaatttgaaaacaaaacaaaaaaaataaatttccatACCCTTTCCTTTGTCCctcatctctctctctctctctcatgtgaaaaaataatctgAAAGAgaagacaacaaaaataaaataaaactcaaagaaacgatgatgatgatttgatgatagacacacacacacacaaaacacataAATGTACagatgattataaatttcgtttccaattttaattaataatattgatcaatttgattatgatttataTGGAagagtgatgatgaaattataaataaattattatcgataatcgatgatgatgaagaaatttcaaaaatttatctgaatttcattcttttcgaatcaattcgaattgaatatttgtttttctgtccTATCATCGATGAATGGTCCACAAATGATGTGATTTATATACAGacttttgagaaaaaaaaaacaaaaaatgttttgcaGCACTCATGAGTTGTTGAACAAAGGGAATGATTTGGCGTTTTTTAGTTAGAAATATTTGTAGCCGAAAAATTCGACAATTTCaaagtaattttttcatccgtaattcaattattttcaacacaAACGAAATGATGAGTTCAgaaccgacaacaacaacatcatcattcgtgtATCCAGATGCACGACGTTCGAATGTTGAAGATGAATATTTTGGTCAAAAAATTGCTGATCCATATCGATGGTTAGAGGATGTGGATAGTGATGAAACGGCTCGATTTGTGGCCGAACAAAATGCCATTAGTTCgaaatatattgaatcatGTCAATATCGTGAACGAATCAAAAAACGTTTAACCGATCTCTATGAATATCCACGTTATGGTTGCCCATATCGGGAAggtgaaaattattttatggAAATGAATACCGGATTACAGAATCAAAATGTCTTGTTTATAATGCGTAATCGATTGGACGCTAAgccggaaatttttttcgatccgAATTCATTGAGTAATGATGGAAccatatcattatcaacatatACTGTATCATTTtctgatgatggaaaatggTGGGCATATGGTCTGCAAAAATCTGGTTCTGATTGGAATTCGATTAAAATACGTAATGTTGATACAGGTATCGATCTGGATGAAGAATTGACTAAagtgaaattttcaacaatttcatgGACGAAAGATAATCaaggatttttttattcggtaagaaattgaattttttttgttgatttttgactttatttttttttttttttttgctataaaAACAGTATTATCCTGAccaaaatgatcaatgtgATGGCCAAGAAACTACGGAATGTgcatttcaaaaattatattatcatcgtcTAAACACACCACAATCGTCCGATATACTTGTCTATGAAACGCCGGAACATCCAAGATATCGATTGTAAGTGTGTATTAATTTAATCGATTGTGGAAGTAATTTGTTTCTTATTCGtataaacaaatatatagTAAATCTTGTGTTAGTGATTGTGGCCAATATCTTCACGTATTTATAGTTCATAGTTGTGAATATAATCTATGGTATTATCATAAATTTTCTGATGCAAAAAATCCATCAATAAATGGCCGATTACAATTTGAACCGGTAATAACAGAATTTGAGgcaaattataattatgtAACAAATGATGGACCGATACATTATATTCACACGGATCATAAATCACCAAATTATCGTGTTATTAAAATTGATCTAAGTGATCACACCACAAGTGCCGAAtcgaattggaaaaatcttATTGATGAACATTCAAAAAACGTGCTGGAATTTGTTTCCATTGTACgtaatgatttattgatcTGTCATTATTTAAGCGATGTTATTAGCCGTTTGGAACTGAGAAAACTTAACGATGGTGctttgatcaaaaatatttccattCCTGTCGGTACTGTTTCCGCTGTATCAGCTAAAcgtgatcaaaatgaattattttattcattcacatcatttttgataCCATCAAGTTCTTATTATCTAAAATTTACCAGCGACAACGACGATCAAATAGCGGAACCACAATTGTTTAAAGAatcgaaaccaaaaaattttgatccatcaaaatttattacaaaacaaatattttatGAAAGTAAAGATGGTACCCGTATACCGATGTTTATTATACATAATAAACAAACGCCAATAGATTCAAGTCGTCCTTGTATTCTTTATGGTTATGGTGGTTTCAACATTTCTGTAATGCCATATTTTTCTGTTATCCGTCTGCTTCCATTGGAACAAATGAATGCTGTAATTGCTATGGCAAATAttcgtggtggtggtgaataTGGCGAACGTTGgcatgatgatggaaaattattattgaaacaaaattgtttcgatgattttattgCCGCTGCTGAATATCTGGTTCGAGAGAAATATACCACACCAAAACGGTAAGTTTATATCgcaaattcaattcagtccattttttaaaattgaatctttcttcatgaaaaaaaaccacatacaggattattattcaagGTGGTTCAAATGGTGGTCTTTTAGTGGCAGCCTGTTCGAATCAAAGACCTGATCTTTTTGGTTGTACTGTCTGTTTTGTTGGGTAAGAAATACTGTCGATAATGTTATTATGGTGATAATTTACCAATTTCTTGTTTATTATAGGGTATTGGATATGTTACGTTATCATAAATTTACTATTGGTCATTCATGGATATCAGAATATGGTTCacccgatgatgatgaaaaacatttccgTAATCTAATTAGTTATTCACCATTACATACAATACCGAAGAATGTTGATCGTTATCCAGCAACATTACTTTTAACTggtatgttgttgatgatgatggtgatgatgatgatgattgatgattaataacgttttttgtttcactatatatatagctgatcatgatgatcgtgTGGTTCCCAtacattcatttaaattcattgctGAATTACAGTATCGTCTGGGAAAACATTTGCCTCGAACACCATTGATGATTCGTATCGATACAAAAGCTGGTCATGGTTTTGGTAAAccagtggaaaaaattgtaagTTGATGgtggatttttcttttcttcatcaatcgatttatggatttatatttatatcatTCACACAGATTGAAGAACTGGTCGATTGTTATAgctttatattcaattcattatcattgccaTTTGTCGATacaaattaatgaaatataATTAAAACAATTGTGGATCGCTCTATTTTCatactttatttttttttctatttgttaaattgaattttgaaattgaaataaaatcaatcttTTGAAATGTGGTTTATTGCCTGTGGCTGTATATTAATCGAAATAGGCTTGTTGGTCCTTATTTACTGGTTGAAATagattcgaatgatgaccatcatgatcatgatgaggATGTGTGaccctttttttcattcgaaaaaaagaaaattcatatttttattgttttgtttgatttaaatttgttttttctgtttttgtttttttatgtgctaattaaattcaaaatttgttgttcTGTTGTGTTGCCCTTCTACTTTTATTCATCACTCATCTGAATTTAGCTatcttggaaaaaaatgacctgGCCAATAAACATTTACatatgattataatatttttttttcaggtacaaattttattatgGCTGTCATATCTATCTAccttgttgtgtgtgtgtgtgtgaaatgaaatacagGCAATACAGTTAAGTTTAATCTTTTCATTCCTTGACGaccttatgatgatgatgatgaactttttCATGATGAAGGTCACATCATATCATCCACCATGTtgacgatggtgatgattgccaccattgtatttattatcatccgtggtggttattttttttattgttatatgTGGCTTGTTTtacttgttttttattattattattacgaaattgtttttttcctggttTTATCGTTTTTGTGGTCGTTATTGTTATGGAAAAATTCACAAGATAATCatgaaacgaaaagaaaaaaaccgtcatggctcatcatcatataatgatgatgaccctTGTTGTATAATCTGGTTTTGTAATTCAGGATTaagacattattattatcgattgtatcgatgGTATCGATTTTGTTCCGGTTTTTTATTTGGGTTTGTacgagaacaaaaaaatcgaatcacaTTTCCATATTACActtgttgaatatttattttttcattttttttttttttttgaatacagGAAATTCAACGTCAAATAAACGTGaaataattaatgatgatatatatggTTGCCATTTGGTTACCTTTCAACACTCACTCATTCACTCAATTAACCTATAcccaaaatgattgattaagaaacaaaatggtgaaaatctCGATTTATTCTGAACAGACATGTTTATAATTACAAtctttaatttattattacacaaTATATACAAACATACTCGCATgtttgtattgttttttttttaaatataaattctagaatttttttttaaatgatcgtaattatcatcatcatcatcgtcgtcatcatcatcattattcaccGTTATTCACATTTTCTCCATATCATGGCTGCTGCTGATATTCTCCAGATTACTACAGTagcagaaaaaacaacagctggaaaaaagtaattttcttttttttcattttcaacataaagatgatgatgatgatgatcagaaaaaaaacgatattgTAAACATTTGCACGCAGACACAtgcataaatgatgaataatacattccaatgaaa includes:
- the LOC124490634 gene encoding ubiquitin-conjugating enzyme E2 N, which gives rise to MMTSLPRRIIKETQRLMAEPVPGISAVPDDNNARYFHVVVAGPEGSPFEGGVFKLELFLPEEYPMSAPKVRFMTKIYHPNIDKLGRICLDILKDKWSPALQIRTVLLSIQALLSAPNPDDPLANDVAEQWKVNEADAIKTAREWTQLYATNNS
- the LOC124490631 gene encoding prolyl endopeptidase — protein: MIWRFLVRNICSRKIRQFQSNFFIRNSIIFNTNEMMSSEPTTTTSSFVYPDARRSNVEDEYFGQKIADPYRWLEDVDSDETARFVAEQNAISSKYIESCQYRERIKKRLTDLYEYPRYGCPYREGENYFMEMNTGLQNQNVLFIMRNRLDAKPEIFFDPNSLSNDGTISLSTYTVSFSDDGKWWAYGLQKSGSDWNSIKIRNVDTGIDLDEELTKVKFSTISWTKDNQGFFYSYYPDQNDQCDGQETTECAFQKLYYHRLNTPQSSDILVYETPEHPRYRFKSCVSDCGQYLHVFIVHSCEYNLWYYHKFSDAKNPSINGRLQFEPVITEFEANYNYVTNDGPIHYIHTDHKSPNYRVIKIDLSDHTTSAESNWKNLIDEHSKNVLEFVSIVRNDLLICHYLSDVISRLELRKLNDGALIKNISIPVGTVSAVSAKRDQNELFYSFTSFLIPSSSYYLKFTSDNDDQIAEPQLFKESKPKNFDPSKFITKQIFYESKDGTRIPMFIIHNKQTPIDSSRPCILYGYGGFNISVMPYFSVIRLLPLEQMNAVIAMANIRGGGEYGERWHDDGKLLLKQNCFDDFIAAAEYLVREKYTTPKRIIIQGGSNGGLLVAACSNQRPDLFGCTVCFVGVLDMLRYHKFTIGHSWISEYGSPDDDEKHFRNLISYSPLHTIPKNVDRYPATLLLTADHDDRVVPIHSFKFIAELQYRLGKHLPRTPLMIRIDTKAGHGFGKPVEKIIEELVDCYSFIFNSLSLPFVDTN